From a single Meles meles chromosome 21, mMelMel3.1 paternal haplotype, whole genome shotgun sequence genomic region:
- the FBXL18 gene encoding F-box/LRR-repeat protein 18, with protein sequence MASSGEDTSNDDDVPPAAAAMAAGAHLLGFSDEILLHILSHVPSTDLVLNVRRTCRKLAALCLDKSLTHTVLLQKDYEASEDKVKQLVKEIGREIQQLDMAGCYWLSGATIEHVARCRSLVKVNLSGCHLTSLRLSKMLSALQQLRSLAIDVSPGFDAGQLSGECKATLSRVRELKQTLYTPSYGVVPCCTSLEKLLLYFEILDRTREGAVLSGQLMVGQSNVPHYQNLRVFYARLAPGYINQEVVRLYLAVLSDRTPENLHAFLISVPGSFAESGATKNLLDSMARNVALDALQLPRSWLNGSSLLQHLRFNNPFYFSFSRCALSGGHLIQRVIDGGKELRSLASLNLSGCVHCLSPDSLLRKAEDDIDSSILETLVASCRNLRHLNLSAAHHHSSEGPGRHLCQLLARLRHLRSLSLPVCSVADSAPRADRAPAQPTMHAVPRGFGKKVRIGVPSGPGPFPGQAGPQPSSVFWSLLKSVPFLERLELIGSNFSSAMPRNEPAIRNSLPPCSRAQSVGDSEVAAIGQLAFLRHLTLAQLPSILTGSGLLSIGLQCQQLQSLSLANLGMMGKVVYMSALSDMLRHCTRLKDLRLEQPYFSANAQFFQALSQCSALQRLCLVSRSGTLQPEAVLAFMARCLRVVVCHMFTGESLATCKSLQQSLLRSFQAERPALNVVIFPLLHEGLTNVIRDVPMVHLDEITLFKSRVAEEPPNLWW encoded by the exons ATGGCCAGCTCCGGAGAG GACACATCCAACGATGACGACGTGCCCCCTGCAGCAGCCGCCATGGCGGCGGGCGCCCACCTTCTCGGCTTCTCGGACGAGATCCTGCTGCACATCCTGAGCCACGTGCCCAGCACAGACCTGGTTCTGAACGTTCGGCGCACCTGCCGGAAGCTGGCGGCGCTGTGCCTGGATAAGAGCCTCACCCATACTGTGCTGCTGCAGAAGGACTACGAG GCGAGCGAGGACAAAGTGAAGCAGCTGGTGAAGGAGATCGGCCGGGAGATCCAGCAGCTCGACATGGCCGGCTGCTACTGGCTGTCGGGCGCCACCATCGAGCACGTGGCCCGCTGCCGCAGCCTGGTGAAAGTGAACCTCTCGGGCTGCCACCTGACCTCCCTGCGCCTCTCCAAGATGCTCTCGGCCCTGCAGCAGCTGCGCTCCCTGGCCATCGACGTGAGCCCCGGCTTCGACGCCGGCCAGCTGAGTGGCGAGTGCAAGGCCACGCTGAGCCGCGTGCGGGAGCTCAAGCAGACGCTGTACACGCCGTCCTATGGCGTCGTGCCCTGCTGCACCAGCCTGGAGAAGCTGCTGCTCTACTTCGAGATCCTGGACCGCACGCGCGAGGGTGCCGTCCTGTCGGGCCAGCTGATGGTGGGCCAGAGCAACGTGCCTCACTACCAGAACCTACGAGTCTTCTACGCGCGCCTGGCGCCCGGCTACATCAACCAGGAGGTGGTGCGGCTGTACCTGGCCGTGCTCAGCGACCGCACGCCTGAGAACCTGCATGCCTTCCTCATCTCTGTGCCCGGCAGCTTTGCTGAGAGCGGGGCCACCAAGAACCTGCTGGACTCCATGGCCCGCAACGTGGCGCTGGACGCCCTGCAGCTGCCCCGGTCCTGGCTCAACGGCTCGTCCCTGCTGCAGCACTTGAGGTTCAACAACCCCTTCTACTTCAGCTTCAGCCGCTGCGCCCTGTCCGGCGGCCACCTGATCCAGCGCGTCATCGACGGCGGGAAGGAGCTGCGCAGCCTGGCGAGCCTCAACCTCAGCGGCTGTGTCCACTGCCTGTCGCCGGACTCCCTGCTCCGCAAGGCAGAGGACGATATCGACAGCAGCATCCTGGAGACGCTGGTGGCATCCTGCCGCAACCTGCGCCACCTCAACCTCTCGGCCGCTCACCACCACAGCTCCGAGGGCCCGGGCCGCCACCTCTGCCAGCTGCTGGCCCGACTGCGCCACCTGCGCTCCCTGTCCCTGCCCGTCTGCTCCGTCGCCGACTCGGCGCCGCGGGCCGACCGCGCTCCCGCCCAGCCCACCATGCACGCCGTGCCCCGTGGCTTCGGCAAGAAGGTGCGCATCGGTGTGCCGTccggccccggccccttcccggGCCAGGCGGGCCCTCAGCCGTCCTCCGTGTTCTGGTCCCTGCTGAAGAGCGTGCCCTTTCTGGAGCGCCTCGAGCTGATCGGGTCCAACTTCTCCTCCGCCATGCCGCGCAACGAGCCCGCCATCCGCAACTCCCTCCCGCCCTGCAGCCGGGCGCAGAGCGTTGGGGACTCGGAGGTGGCCGCCATCGGGCAGCTGGCCTTCCTGCGGCACCTGACGCTGGCGCAGCTGCCCAGCATCCTGACGGGCTCTGGGCTGCTCAGCATCGGCCTGCAGTGCCAGCAGCTGCAGTCCCTCTCGCTGGCCAACCTGGGCATGATGGGGAAGGTGGTCTACATGTCCGCCCTCTCGGACATGCTGAGACACTGCACGCGGCTGAAGGACCTCAG GCTGGAGCAGCCCTACTTCAGTGCGAACGCCCAGTTCTTCCAGGCGCTCAGCCAGTGCTCCGCGCTGCAGCGCCTGTGCCTGGTGTCCCGCAGCGGCACACTCCAGCCCGAGGCCGTGCTGGCCTTCATGGCCCGCTGCCTGCGTGTCGTCGTGTGCCACATGTTCACCGGGGAGTCCCTGGCCACCTGCAAGAGCCTGCAGCAGTCCCTGCTCCGGAG